From the Clostridium sp. Marseille-P299 genome, one window contains:
- a CDS encoding ATP-dependent helicase, protein MSIYDTLNPEQRRAVEHDKGPLLILAGAGSGKTRVLTHRIAYLIEERDVNPYHILALTFTNKAAKEMRERVDKIVGYGSENIWVSTFHSTCVRILRRWIESLGYDRSFTIYDTDDQKTLMREVCKSLEIDTQKFKERSFLSAISSAKNELITPEEYELNAHGDYTKSKYATVYKEYQKRLKSNNALDFDDLIFKTVELFQTNKEALTYYQNRFRYIMVDEYQDTNTAQFRLISLMASYTNEFGEIEHNLCVVGDDDQSIYKFRGANIRNILDFEKEYKNTEVIKLEQNYRSTQNILNAANEVIRNNQGRKDKSLWTSNDEGEPVYFNQYDTDYEEATQVVNSIASLIDEKNAKYADCAILYRTNAQSRVLEEKLILKSIPYKIIGGTNFYARKEVKDLLAYLKTIDNGLDGVAAKRIINVPKRGIGLTSIDRIEEYAFRNGMSFYEALRHAEHIPALGRATSKITSFVSLIETLKSNLGKPGYTLKNLIDEIIEATGYVKELEALDQEEALDRIGNVNELINKITTFEENSIEPPTLSAFLEDVALVADIDSLEEDNNMVVLMTLHSAKGLEFPYVYLCGMEEGIFPSYMSIHADDPDQEIEEERRLCYVGITRAKNILNMSAAKQRMLRGETQFNRPSRFINEIPRYLISIGANKGRNFISNNSYGTSPIRGAQPGGTTNSMRSSVMDKPYASTSSMKNFDFEKPSTPAYKAYEATSQKPYSAAPLKQFGSANLGQLDYGVGDSVKHIKFGVGTVTAITQGGRDYEVTVDFPGQGTKKMLSTFAKLTKVE, encoded by the coding sequence ATGAGCATATATGATACCTTAAATCCTGAGCAACGAAGAGCCGTAGAGCACGACAAAGGACCACTTCTTATCCTTGCTGGTGCTGGTTCAGGAAAAACCAGAGTATTAACACACCGCATCGCTTATTTAATTGAAGAACGCGATGTTAATCCATACCATATACTTGCGTTAACATTTACAAACAAAGCAGCGAAAGAAATGAGAGAACGTGTAGATAAAATCGTAGGCTATGGTTCTGAAAATATCTGGGTTAGTACCTTTCACTCCACTTGTGTACGTATTTTAAGAAGATGGATTGAATCCCTAGGTTATGATAGAAGTTTTACTATTTATGATACGGATGACCAAAAAACCTTAATGCGCGAAGTTTGCAAATCCTTAGAGATTGATACTCAAAAATTTAAAGAACGTTCCTTTTTATCTGCAATTTCCTCTGCTAAAAATGAACTCATAACTCCTGAAGAATATGAATTAAATGCGCATGGTGATTATACAAAATCAAAATATGCCACAGTGTATAAAGAGTATCAAAAACGATTAAAATCAAACAATGCACTTGACTTTGATGATTTGATATTTAAAACAGTGGAATTATTTCAAACAAATAAAGAGGCACTTACTTATTATCAGAACCGTTTTCGTTATATCATGGTGGATGAGTACCAAGATACCAATACCGCACAATTCCGTTTAATTAGTTTAATGGCATCTTATACGAATGAATTTGGTGAAATTGAGCATAATTTATGTGTCGTTGGTGATGATGATCAGTCCATTTATAAATTCCGTGGCGCTAACATACGTAATATTCTTGATTTTGAGAAAGAATATAAAAATACTGAAGTTATTAAGCTTGAGCAAAATTATCGTTCAACGCAAAACATTTTAAATGCAGCAAATGAAGTAATTCGAAATAATCAAGGACGTAAAGACAAATCCTTATGGACAAGCAATGATGAGGGTGAACCTGTTTATTTTAATCAATACGATACGGATTATGAGGAAGCTACACAAGTTGTAAATTCTATCGCTTCTTTAATTGATGAAAAGAATGCAAAATACGCAGACTGTGCCATTTTATATCGTACCAATGCACAATCTCGTGTACTGGAAGAAAAATTAATTTTAAAAAGTATTCCATATAAAATCATTGGTGGCACAAACTTCTATGCAAGAAAAGAAGTCAAAGATTTGCTTGCTTATTTAAAAACGATTGACAACGGTCTTGATGGAGTTGCTGCAAAAAGAATTATCAATGTTCCAAAACGAGGCATTGGTCTAACAAGCATTGATCGTATTGAAGAATATGCGTTTCGAAATGGAATGAGTTTTTACGAAGCCCTACGTCATGCCGAACACATTCCTGCTCTTGGACGTGCCACCAGCAAAATTACAAGTTTTGTTAGTTTAATCGAAACTTTAAAAAGTAATCTTGGAAAACCTGGTTATACTTTAAAAAACTTGATTGATGAAATTATTGAGGCTACTGGTTATGTTAAAGAGCTTGAAGCACTTGACCAAGAAGAAGCGCTTGATCGTATTGGTAACGTAAACGAATTAATCAATAAGATTACGACTTTTGAAGAAAACTCTATTGAGCCTCCAACACTTAGTGCATTCTTAGAAGATGTTGCACTTGTTGCTGATATCGATAGCTTAGAAGAAGATAATAATATGGTTGTACTAATGACTCTTCACAGTGCAAAAGGACTTGAGTTCCCATATGTTTATTTATGTGGTATGGAAGAAGGAATTTTCCCAAGTTACATGTCCATCCATGCAGATGATCCAGACCAAGAAATTGAGGAAGAACGTCGTTTATGTTATGTAGGTATTACAAGAGCTAAGAACATTTTGAATATGAGTGCCGCAAAACAGCGAATGTTACGTGGTGAAACGCAGTTTAATCGACCTAGCAGGTTTATTAATGAAATACCAAGATATTTAATCTCCATAGGAGCAAATAAGGGTCGTAACTTTATTTCAAATAATTCTTATGGAACAAGCCCAATTCGAGGCGCGCAACCTGGTGGAACTACGAATTCAATGCGTAGTAGTGTAATGGATAAACCTTACGCTAGTACCTCATCGATGAAAAATTTTGATTTTGAAAAGCCATCAACTCCGGCATATAAGGCTTATGAAGCGACTTCTCAGAAACCATATTCTGCTGCCCCATTAAAACAATTTGGCAGTGCAAATCTTGGACAATTAGATTACGGTGTTGGTGATTCAGTAAAACATATTAAATTTGGAGTTGGTACTGTAACTGCTATTACACAAGGTGGTAGAGATTACGAAGTAACCGTTGATTTTCCAGGTCAAGGCACGAAAAAAATGCTCTCAACTTTCGCAAAATTAACAAAAGTGGAATAA
- a CDS encoding Y-family DNA polymerase codes for MKNRTYFAIDLKSFYASVECMERGLDPMTTNLVVADADRTEKTICLAVSPSLKAYGIPGRARLFEVVQKVKEVNASRLQKAPGREFSGVSYCDTEVKSMPSIALDYIIAPPRMAHYIEYSTRIYDIYLKYIAPEDIHVYSIDEVFIDATDYLKTYKLSAREFATKLVLDVKKTTGITASAGIGKNLYLSKVAMDIQAKRIPVDENGVQIAELDEMSYRHLLWSHQPLTDFWRIGRGYAKKLQEQGLFTMGDIARCSIGKSTDYYNEDLLYKMFGINAELLIDHAWGWEPCTIADIKAYKPSTNSIGSGQVLQCAYPYEKALLIVREMADLLVLDLVDKGLVTDQIVLTVGYDIENLTIPEIKKSYHGSIVTDHYGRLVPKPAHGTTNLSRQTSSTKLIMDAFTELFERIVDKNLLVRRINIAANHVVDERSVQRKDSFEQLTLFTDYAAEQARKEEEEAELEREKKMQKAMLAIKKKYGKNAVLKGMNLEEGATTLDRNNQIGGHKA; via the coding sequence ATAAAAAACAGAACATATTTTGCAATTGACTTAAAATCATTTTACGCTTCGGTGGAATGTATGGAGCGAGGGCTTGATCCGATGACCACGAATCTTGTGGTTGCCGATGCAGATCGTACGGAAAAAACAATCTGTCTCGCTGTATCTCCCTCATTAAAAGCATATGGTATTCCCGGCAGAGCAAGGTTGTTTGAGGTTGTACAAAAAGTGAAGGAGGTAAATGCATCACGGTTGCAAAAAGCTCCAGGACGTGAGTTTTCCGGTGTTTCTTACTGTGACACGGAAGTAAAATCCATGCCAAGCATTGCCCTAGACTATATTATAGCCCCTCCGAGAATGGCACATTATATAGAGTACAGCACGAGAATATATGATATTTATTTGAAATACATCGCACCAGAAGATATCCATGTCTATTCCATCGATGAAGTATTCATTGATGCTACCGATTATCTAAAAACCTACAAACTTTCAGCCCGTGAATTCGCTACAAAATTGGTATTGGATGTTAAAAAAACAACAGGTATTACAGCATCAGCGGGGATCGGGAAAAATCTGTATCTGAGTAAGGTTGCCATGGATATTCAAGCAAAGCGTATTCCAGTGGATGAAAATGGAGTACAGATTGCGGAACTGGACGAGATGAGCTATCGTCACCTGTTGTGGTCACATCAGCCTCTAACAGACTTTTGGCGTATTGGGAGAGGATATGCAAAGAAGCTACAGGAACAAGGTCTTTTTACCATGGGCGATATTGCAAGGTGTTCCATTGGTAAGTCCACAGACTACTATAACGAGGATTTGCTCTATAAGATGTTTGGCATTAATGCGGAGTTGTTAATTGACCATGCATGGGGCTGGGAACCATGTACGATTGCAGACATAAAGGCATATAAGCCAAGTACAAATAGTATAGGATCAGGTCAGGTACTGCAATGTGCTTATCCTTATGAGAAAGCGCTACTGATTGTGCGAGAAATGGCCGATCTGCTGGTACTTGATTTGGTGGATAAAGGACTTGTGACGGACCAAATCGTCTTAACAGTGGGATATGACATTGAAAATCTAACAATTCCGGAAATAAAGAAATCTTATCATGGGTCAATTGTAACAGACCATTATGGGCGTTTGGTTCCAAAACCTGCCCATGGAACTACCAATCTTAGCCGACAGACATCTTCTACAAAGTTGATTATGGATGCCTTCACAGAATTGTTTGAGCGTATCGTTGATAAGAATCTTTTGGTCAGGAGAATTAATATCGCAGCGAATCATGTTGTAGATGAGAGAAGTGTTCAGAGAAAAGACAGCTTTGAACAGCTTACTCTCTTTACAGATTATGCGGCCGAGCAGGCAAGAAAAGAGGAAGAAGAAGCTGAGCTTGAACGTGAAAAAAAGATGCAAAAAGCAATGCTGGCGATTAAGAAGAAATACGGTAAAAACGCCGTTTTAAAGGGTATGAATCTGGAAGAGGGTGCTACCACATTAGATAGGAACAATCAGATTGGAGGGCATAAGGCATGA
- a CDS encoding TetR/AcrR family transcriptional regulator: MPRSKEQCEEMRKATRDKIQLAAMRLFVQKGFGATGVHEISDLAGISIGLLYRQYKTKEELFNDLVENSLTSLKSITDFFNKDDSPRELVNQFVYKVYNDILNGEELANLLILMAQSFLSGATNLRQNEIIELDTNMIQATAKCIERGQGLGEFRPGNAYELAELFYSALQGLAMMKITLKDSFIMPSPSVITSILFKEEE; this comes from the coding sequence ATGCCGCGAAGCAAAGAACAATGTGAGGAAATGCGCAAAGCTACTAGAGATAAAATTCAATTAGCGGCAATGAGATTGTTCGTTCAAAAGGGATTTGGTGCTACAGGTGTTCATGAGATTTCTGATTTAGCTGGAATTAGCATAGGGCTTTTATATCGTCAATACAAGACGAAAGAAGAACTATTTAATGATTTAGTTGAAAACTCACTTACAAGTCTTAAAAGCATTACTGATTTTTTTAATAAGGATGATTCACCTAGAGAATTAGTAAATCAATTTGTTTACAAAGTTTATAACGATATTTTAAATGGAGAAGAATTGGCTAATCTATTAATTCTCATGGCACAATCATTTTTATCGGGAGCAACTAATCTTAGGCAAAATGAAATTATAGAATTAGATACCAATATGATTCAGGCTACTGCCAAGTGTATTGAAAGAGGCCAGGGGCTTGGTGAGTTCCGTCCAGGAAATGCCTATGAATTAGCGGAGTTATTCTATTCGGCACTTCAAGGATTAGCGATGATGAAAATCACATTAAAAGATAGTTTTATAATGCCATCCCCATCTGTTATAACTTCTATTTTATTTAAGGAAGAAGAATAA
- a CDS encoding YerC/YecD family TrpR-related protein: protein MSKNIKNASVDYLFEAILSLKNKEECYLFFEDICTVNELLSLSQRFEVAGMLRAKKTYLEIAEKTGASTATISRVNRSLNYGNDGYDMVFNRISALPSGDDVNATE from the coding sequence ATGAGTAAAAACATTAAAAATGCTTCCGTCGATTATTTGTTTGAAGCAATTCTTAGTTTAAAAAATAAGGAGGAGTGCTATCTCTTTTTTGAAGATATCTGCACAGTGAATGAATTATTATCCTTATCACAACGTTTTGAAGTAGCTGGTATGTTGCGCGCTAAGAAAACCTACTTAGAAATTGCTGAAAAGACCGGCGCTTCTACTGCTACCATTAGCCGTGTGAATCGTTCCTTAAATTATGGTAATGATGGCTATGATATGGTCTTTAACAGAATCTCTGCACTCCCAAGTGGCGATGACGTGAACGCGACCGAATAA
- a CDS encoding Gfo/Idh/MocA family protein has protein sequence MKQNKDTITNNIRIAIIGVGSMGKKYATLLNSGKIKGLTLTAVCCRSESNKQWVKDNLDNQVSIYESTDLLFEHTNEFDAVLIVTPHKEHPSLVIKAFEHGLHVFCDKPAGISTKEAKLMNEAAKRSHKAYAMMFHKRTMPIYQAIKKKLNSNELGKLLRVSFVNTESLRTKAYHDSSPWRSTWEQEGGGLLINQAQHPLDLWHWWFGTPTSLYADICFGKLNSFSVDDESTLLMQYGSGMRGSFIVSTIEGAGSERIEISGTKGKLVAEGNILTQYEYKIPLDEFIAQGENGASLTYTITEEKFDKNQAPYETMLQNFADHILLGVPLISPGEDGLYPIELTNAAYLSAWQDKKIKLPVEEKAYEEGLLDAIQKERTK, from the coding sequence ATGAAACAAAATAAAGATACAATAACGAACAATATTAGAATTGCAATCATCGGTGTTGGCAGCATGGGTAAAAAATATGCCACACTTCTTAATTCAGGCAAAATAAAAGGCTTAACCTTAACTGCTGTATGCTGCAGAAGTGAATCGAATAAACAATGGGTGAAAGATAATCTAGATAATCAAGTATCTATTTACGAATCAACTGACCTTCTATTTGAGCATACCAATGAATTTGATGCAGTTTTAATCGTAACTCCACATAAAGAACACCCTTCTCTAGTAATCAAAGCATTTGAGCATGGGCTCCACGTATTTTGTGACAAACCAGCAGGTATTTCAACAAAAGAAGCAAAACTTATGAACGAAGCGGCGAAACGCTCCCATAAGGCATATGCCATGATGTTTCATAAACGTACCATGCCTATTTACCAAGCAATTAAGAAAAAACTTAACTCCAATGAATTAGGTAAATTATTACGTGTTTCCTTTGTAAATACAGAATCACTCCGTACGAAAGCCTATCATGATTCCTCTCCTTGGCGAAGCACTTGGGAACAAGAAGGTGGCGGCTTACTTATAAATCAAGCCCAGCATCCTCTTGATTTATGGCATTGGTGGTTTGGAACACCAACATCCTTATACGCTGACATTTGCTTTGGTAAACTTAACTCCTTTTCTGTGGATGATGAAAGTACCCTCCTAATGCAATATGGATCAGGCATGAGAGGCAGTTTTATTGTTTCTACGATTGAAGGGGCTGGTAGTGAAAGAATTGAGATTTCTGGTACTAAGGGTAAACTAGTTGCAGAAGGAAATATTTTAACCCAATATGAATATAAAATACCTTTAGATGAATTTATTGCACAAGGTGAAAATGGTGCTTCTCTTACCTATACTATAACCGAAGAGAAATTTGATAAAAATCAAGCTCCCTATGAAACGATGCTTCAAAACTTTGCAGATCATATATTGCTAGGGGTTCCATTAATATCTCCTGGTGAAGATGGGTTATACCCGATTGAACTTACCAACGCCGCTTACCTTTCAGCTTGGCAGGATAAAAAAATAAAGCTTCCTGTAGAGGAAAAGGCATATGAAGAAGGACTTTTGGACGCAATTCAAAAAGAAAGAACTAAATAA
- a CDS encoding DUF1836 domain-containing protein — protein MEKKREEQIRAIIEGLKRTDYIKPDELPNIDLYMDQVTTFMDKHLESSKRYSEDKLLTKTMINNYTKNNLLPSPAKKKYSKDHMYLLIYIYYMKNILSISDIKSILEPITDKFFGNDGEMNLEQIYEEIFRLGVEQSVTLTKEVVRKNEKTRQSFLEVSDDEDREFLQTFAFVCMLCFDVYMKKQLIEKLIDDNFQFNVKEDAKKDKKAKEKDSKEADKSKK, from the coding sequence GTGGAGAAAAAGCGTGAAGAGCAAATTAGGGCTATTATTGAAGGCCTCAAACGCACTGATTATATAAAGCCGGATGAGCTTCCAAATATAGATTTATATATGGACCAAGTGACGACATTTATGGATAAGCATCTAGAGTCGTCAAAACGTTATTCTGAGGATAAATTGTTGACAAAAACAATGATTAACAATTATACTAAGAATAATTTATTACCTTCACCAGCGAAGAAAAAATATTCAAAGGATCATATGTATCTATTGATTTATATTTACTATATGAAGAATATTTTATCTATTAGCGATATCAAGAGTATACTTGAGCCAATTACAGATAAGTTCTTTGGTAATGATGGTGAAATGAATCTAGAACAAATTTATGAGGAAATCTTTCGTCTTGGTGTAGAGCAGTCGGTTACATTAACAAAGGAAGTCGTTCGTAAGAATGAAAAAACAAGACAATCCTTTTTAGAAGTAAGCGATGATGAGGACCGAGAATTCTTACAGACCTTTGCATTTGTTTGTATGCTTTGTTTTGATGTCTATATGAAAAAGCAGCTAATCGAGAAACTGATTGATGATAATTTTCAATTTAATGTAAAAGAAGATGCAAAGAAGGATAAAAAGGCAAAAGAGAAAGATAGTAAAGAAGCTGACAAGAGTAAAAAGTAG
- the rlmD gene encoding 23S rRNA (uracil(1939)-C(5))-methyltransferase RlmD: MKKGQEYIGIVDHIDFPNKGVVIVDGEAAIVKNTIPGQKVRFLINKVRKGKCEGRLLEVLERSKLETEAAACSHFGTCGGCTYQTVPYEEQLKIKEEQVKKMLDQVITTEYNFEGIKGSPESLGYRNKMEFSFGDEVKDGPLALGLHKRGSFYDIVTADQCKIVNEDYNHILAMVLEVCRKYELSFYHKLSHIGYLRHLLVRRAAKTGEILINLITTSQTDSIGVAEDEFLKEMVDGLLSLEMNGKVVGILHTVNDSLADVVQSDRTDILYGQDYFFEELLGLKFKISTFSFFQTNSLGAEVLYSTAREFVGETKDKLIFDLYSGTGTIAQLLAPVAKKVIGVEIIEEAVEAAKENAALNQLNNCEFIAGDVLKVIDSIEDRPDLIVLDPPRDGIHPKALGKIIDYGVDRIVYISCKPTSLARDLEMLQERGYKVERVVCVDMFPGTVHVETVCLLSKVK, translated from the coding sequence ATGAAAAAAGGACAAGAGTATATTGGCATAGTTGATCATATAGATTTTCCAAACAAAGGTGTAGTGATTGTGGATGGCGAGGCGGCCATTGTTAAGAATACAATACCAGGGCAAAAGGTACGTTTTTTAATTAATAAGGTTCGAAAAGGGAAATGTGAAGGGCGACTTCTTGAGGTGTTAGAACGTTCAAAATTAGAAACTGAGGCAGCAGCATGTAGCCATTTTGGTACTTGTGGTGGTTGTACGTACCAGACAGTTCCTTATGAAGAACAGCTAAAAATCAAGGAAGAACAAGTGAAGAAGATGCTGGATCAAGTTATTACTACCGAATATAATTTTGAAGGTATTAAAGGTAGTCCAGAATCCCTTGGATACCGTAATAAAATGGAGTTCTCTTTTGGAGATGAAGTAAAAGATGGACCATTAGCACTTGGACTTCATAAAAGAGGAAGTTTTTATGATATTGTAACAGCAGATCAATGTAAGATTGTAAATGAGGATTATAATCATATTTTGGCTATGGTTTTAGAGGTCTGTAGAAAGTATGAGCTTAGTTTTTATCATAAGCTTAGCCATATCGGATACTTGAGACATTTACTTGTTCGTAGAGCTGCAAAAACTGGAGAGATTTTAATTAATTTAATTACTACATCTCAGACAGATAGCATAGGCGTTGCTGAAGATGAGTTTTTAAAGGAAATGGTGGATGGATTACTTTCATTAGAAATGAATGGTAAGGTTGTTGGTATTCTTCATACGGTGAATGATAGTTTGGCGGATGTGGTACAGAGTGACCGTACGGATATTTTATATGGACAGGATTATTTCTTTGAAGAACTGCTTGGTTTGAAGTTTAAGATATCTACTTTTTCATTCTTCCAGACAAACTCTCTTGGGGCTGAGGTATTATATAGTACAGCGAGAGAGTTTGTGGGTGAGACAAAGGATAAGTTGATCTTTGATTTATATAGTGGTACAGGTACAATTGCGCAGTTACTAGCACCAGTAGCGAAGAAGGTTATTGGGGTTGAGATCATTGAAGAAGCGGTGGAAGCTGCGAAGGAAAATGCGGCGCTTAATCAGTTGAATAATTGCGAGTTTATTGCTGGAGATGTGCTTAAGGTAATTGATTCCATTGAAGATAGACCAGATTTGATTGTGCTTGATCCTCCAAGAGATGGCATTCATCCAAAGGCGCTTGGCAAGATTATTGATTATGGGGTAGACAGGATTGTTTATATTTCATGTAAGCCTACGAGTCTTGCTAGAGATTTGGAGATGTTGCAGGAGAGAGGTTATAAGGTAGAGAGAGTTGTTTGCGTGGATATGTTCCCGGGGACTGTGCATGTGGAGACGGTGTGTTTGCTATCCAAGGTGAAATAA
- a CDS encoding transporter — MGQYGPPSSPPPTTIPKKPKTSYIIDCMYSYTYVWPKYGTPFWFYPTRVEYGEASGYIWTGRNWTFYGFDPEYIDQVACYPVPTLY, encoded by the coding sequence ATGGGACAATACGGACCTCCTAGTTCTCCACCGCCTACAACGATTCCCAAAAAACCAAAGACGTCATATATTATTGACTGTATGTACTCATATACCTATGTATGGCCAAAGTATGGAACACCTTTCTGGTTTTATCCTACAAGAGTAGAATATGGCGAAGCTTCGGGATATATATGGACTGGACGAAATTGGACGTTCTATGGCTTTGATCCAGAATATATTGACCAAGTTGCATGCTATCCCGTTCCTACCCTTTACTAA
- a CDS encoding potassium/proton antiporter — protein MNYLILGIIFILALFAIRFSNKHGIPALLLFIVLGMVFGAVGFEFEDFEFADSFATFALMVIMFYGGFGTNWKMAKPVAKEAIVLSSLGVVATALVTGLFCHYILGLDLLEGMLIGSIVGSTDYASVSNILRSKNLNLKYNTASLLELESGSNDPTAYTMTMVFLSVIIGTKVSIPILIISQVAIGIVMGFVLAFVIGKLLKNLSLGADGLYAVFMVSSMLVTYAITGLVGGNGYLALYILGIYLGNMEFRGKRDIIFFFDGFAEIMQIGLFFILGLLSSFTKFIAAFPLALAIMLFMTIIARPVTVYGLMLPFRLKRNQLNIISLAGIRGAAAAAFAIIAVNSDAVISVDIYHIVFGICVLSALIQGSLMPPTSRLWNMLDPSDTVLKTFNYYQSKAEIGFLETTIHPDSSLIGSKVKDLNLPLNYIVAKIERNGKTIVPRGHTTIEENDVIVLGGELHFDESGQDLIEFTIPRDHQWANHYIKDLKLPHDRLIIMVQRKDSDIIVPIGDTLLLEDDKVIMLKVDNALEFSSADEINQD, from the coding sequence ATGAATTATTTAATTTTAGGTATTATTTTTATCCTTGCGCTCTTTGCTATCCGTTTTTCTAATAAGCATGGGATACCTGCACTATTATTATTTATTGTGCTCGGTATGGTTTTTGGTGCAGTAGGCTTTGAATTTGAGGATTTCGAATTTGCGGATAGTTTTGCTACGTTTGCACTTATGGTCATCATGTTTTATGGTGGTTTTGGTACGAATTGGAAGATGGCCAAGCCAGTTGCAAAAGAAGCGATAGTACTTAGTTCCCTGGGTGTCGTTGCTACAGCGTTAGTAACAGGGTTATTTTGTCATTATATTCTAGGTCTTGATTTACTAGAAGGTATGCTAATTGGTTCAATTGTGGGTTCTACCGATTATGCCAGTGTTTCGAATATTTTACGTTCGAAAAACTTGAACTTAAAGTATAACACTGCATCCCTATTGGAACTTGAAAGTGGCTCAAATGACCCAACGGCTTATACAATGACTATGGTATTTTTATCTGTAATTATAGGCACGAAAGTGTCTATCCCGATTTTGATTATATCTCAGGTAGCCATTGGAATAGTTATGGGGTTTGTCCTTGCATTTGTTATTGGAAAACTACTTAAAAATCTTTCCCTGGGAGCAGACGGACTTTATGCTGTCTTTATGGTTTCTTCCATGCTTGTTACATATGCGATTACAGGACTTGTCGGAGGTAATGGCTACTTGGCCCTTTATATTTTAGGAATTTATCTTGGAAATATGGAATTTCGAGGTAAGCGTGACATAATCTTTTTCTTTGACGGATTTGCTGAAATAATGCAGATTGGACTATTTTTCATCCTAGGTCTATTGTCCAGCTTCACAAAATTTATAGCGGCATTCCCATTAGCACTTGCTATTATGTTATTTATGACTATCATAGCCCGTCCAGTAACCGTTTATGGTCTGATGTTGCCATTTCGTCTCAAACGTAATCAATTGAATATTATTTCATTAGCGGGTATTCGAGGTGCAGCAGCAGCTGCCTTTGCAATTATAGCTGTGAATAGTGACGCGGTGATCTCCGTTGATATATATCATATAGTATTTGGTATATGTGTACTTTCTGCGTTAATTCAAGGTTCCTTAATGCCACCTACATCAAGGCTATGGAATATGCTAGATCCTAGTGATACGGTCTTAAAGACTTTCAATTACTATCAAAGTAAAGCGGAGATCGGCTTCTTAGAAACAACAATTCATCCGGATAGTAGCTTAATTGGTAGTAAGGTAAAGGATTTGAACCTACCACTCAACTATATTGTTGCTAAGATCGAACGTAATGGTAAAACAATTGTTCCTAGAGGACATACAACCATAGAAGAAAATGACGTAATTGTCTTGGGTGGTGAGTTACACTTTGATGAAAGTGGGCAAGACCTTATTGAATTTACCATTCCAAGAGATCACCAATGGGCGAACCATTACATCAAAGACTTAAAATTACCACATGACCGCCTCATTATCATGGTGCAACGTAAAGATAGTGACATCATTGTTCCAATTGGAGATACATTACTATTAGAAGATGATAAAGTCATCATGTTAAAGGTTGATAATGCCTTAGAATTTTCCAGTGCTGATGAAATTAACCAGGATTAG